A genomic stretch from Lathyrus oleraceus cultivar Zhongwan6 chromosome 2, CAAS_Psat_ZW6_1.0, whole genome shotgun sequence includes:
- the LOC127120888 gene encoding chalcone synthase 6-like codes for MVSVSEIRKAQRAEGPATILAIGTANPSNRVEQSTYPDFYFRITNSEHKTVLKEKFQRMCDKSMIKRRYMYLTEEILKENPSLCEYMAPSLDARQDMVVVEVPRLGKEAAVKAIKEWGQPKSKITHLIFCTTSGVDMPGADYQLTKLLGLRPYVKRYMMYQQGCFAGGTVLRLAKDLAENNKGARVLVVCSEVTAVTFRGPSDTHLDSLVGQALFGDGAAALIVGSDPLPEIEKPIFEMVWTAQTIAPDSEGAIDGHLREAGLTFHLLKDVPGIVSKNINKALVEAFQPLNIDDYNSIFWIAHPGGPAILDQVEEKLGLKPEKMKATREVLSEYGNMSSACVLFILDEMRKKSAQQGLKTTGEGLEWGVLFGFGPGLTIETVVLHSVAI; via the exons ATGGTTAGTGTGTCTGAAATTCGCAAGGCTCAAAGAGCAGAAGGTCCTGCAACTATCTTGGCCATTGGCACTGCTAATCCATCAAACCGTGTTGAACAAAGTACTTATCCTGATTTCTACTTTAGAATCACTAACAGTGAGCACAAAACCGTACTCAAGGAGAAATTCCAACGCATGT GTGATAAATCTATGATTAAGAGGAGATATATGTACTTGACAGAAGAGATTTTGAAAGAGAATCCTAGTCTTTGTGAATACATGGCACCTTCCTTGGATGCTAGGCAAGACATGGTGGTCGTCGAGGTACCTAGACTAGGGAAGGAGGCTGCGGTCAAGGCTATAAAAGAATGGGGGCAACCAAAATCAAAGATTACTCATTTGATCTTTTGCACCACAAGTGGTGTAGACATGCCCGGAGCCGATTACCAACTCACCAAACTCTTAGGTCTTCGTCCATATGTGAAGAGGTACATGATGTACCAACAAGGGTGTTTTGCCGGTGGGACGGTGCTTCGTTTGGCTAAGGACTTGGCTGAGAACAACAAAGGCGCTCGTgtgttggttgtttgttctgaAGTCACCGCGGTTACATTCCGTGGCCCTAGTGACACTCACTTGGACAGTCTTGTTGGACAAGCATTATTCGGAGATGGAGCAGCTGCACTTATTGTTGGTTCTGACCCTCTACCTGAAATTGAAAAACCTATTTTTGAGATGGTTTGGACCGCACAAACAATTGCTCCAGACAGTGAAGGTGCCATTGATGGTCATCTTCGCGAAGCTGGACTAACATTTCATCTTCTTAAAGATGTTCCCGGGATTGTTTCGAAGAACATTAATAAAGCACTGGTTGAAGCATTCCAACCATTAAACATTGATGATTATAACTCAATCTTTTGGATTGCTCATCCCGGTGGACCTGCAATTCTAGACCAAGTTGAGGAAAAGTTAGGCTTAAAACCTGAAAAGATGAAAGCCACAAGGGAAGTACTTAGCGAATATGGAAACATGTCAAGTGCATGTGTATTGTTCATCTTAGACGAGATGAGAAAGAAATCGGCTCAACAAGGACTTAAGACCACCGGAGAAGGTCTTGAATGGGGTGTATTGTTTGGTTTTGGGCCCGGACTTACCATCGAAACTGTTGTTTTACACAGTGTGGCTATATGA